TAACCGGTTTGAAAATACACTGCTCAAAGTGGTGAGTGGATGGACATTctaggtaacgtccaagccttaactccaaggtacaagcgtttaaaaaaGTGACCTCAGGTCTATTAATTATTTCTAGCAATTCGTTCCCTTCTAAGGTGTGTTGTGAAAGAGTTCATTGAGAAATGACAGATATTGGGACACTAACAATCTATTTCCATCTCCACATAGTAGCTCTGTTTTTTATAAATGTACTCTGTGAGCAACACATCACTTTGAGAAGCAATAATACACTCTGTCAAATTTGGTGCTCAACTAAATCTACTCATTGTTAAGCAATGAACTTGCACCGTCACAGGTGGCATTAGTTATTGGATTTCTCTGTGTTCATCTACGGTCAGAGTCAGACTGGCGATTCGATTCGTCTTCCCTGTACACCCTGCAGCTGTACAAGGAGAGAGGGAACCAAAGCAGACTTGGCTGGGGCCTAGGTACGCCACGTACGTACTTTACTAGCTCCCAATGTGCCCAACTTCGATCAGATTTTGCAATCTCGGCATGATGGGGAAGCATTTCTCATCCAGGTGTGTCGTCAACTTGAGAAGGCACACTCCTCACACTGAGTGGACTAAGGTTGTTACTTCATGCCCCTTACCGCAACAGTATATTTGTGTATCTGGTGCTACAGATACTAGTAGCACAATAATCTCACACTCGCTTTCTACCGAGCCGGAGGTGGTTTTAGGTTGCCATAAGGAAGGTCATTGCCCTGAGTTGTGGTATTTTTATTTAGCAGACCGTTGGAGAGGGTCTGATTTGACATAAGTTTTTATGAGCAACATGGACTTTGGTTGTGGTAGGTCATGAAGAGCTGGCTTCACCTTTACAGCAAGGAAATATGTCTCTTGTATCCATAAGCAGAGCTTGAACCCCTACCAAAAAAAGTAGAGCGCTAACGTTACTGATAAGGTtaattttgcagaaaaagtgGCCTAAAACTGTAAAAACCGTTTTTTCCGATTTTTTTACGCTTAGGAAATAAgacatgaaacaaatgacgaatataCGAGGGTGCAAGGATAAAGGGTTGCAGAAttttaatctttgtttcatATATACTTAACAATTTGACAAGtatttttcatggtttgagAAATGGTAGCATTAAGCAAGTATTCCAGTGGTTTTACGcgaggaaaatcagggttacattttgacgCTGACCTACAGATTTCCCTCATGCAACTAGTAATGTTATACTtcacaaaaaatgtaaattgacaACCTTAGTCACCGTCTCCCGTGGTGTTTTATTTGATCCAATCAGAATCAAATAAATCACggaatttctttttgtttgaggaCTTACTTACCGCttctgggattggaattccagcagttaaagacgaaaaaaattatcaattctacttaacttttatttcatatattttttatcgaccaacgaattggagttggcggatctggcttaccgttgaatataaagttgatcagatttttttgtcaaaaacttgcccaagtctgactgatattctgctactggatcaacacctacatacaccctacgaatattggagggcagcaaattgaacaatgatggagcccaagaaagaagagagatttGAGACGGAACTACTAAAAAATCGGGGAGAAAATCccaatacattttttctttccctcgtttgaaaaagaaaagtaatgcGTTACTAATAGTGTTACTCAAGAGGTAACGCCGCTATGTATAACGACAACTATCAAGCCCTGTCCATAACCCTTTTGATAATCACAGCTGCATAATATTGTTTGGGTTTAATTTTTTCAGACGGACAGCTGTGGCATATGCTTTATGCTTTAAAGAGTAGTTATGACAATTTGAGTTACTTTTGGTTAAGGTAGTCTTTTACTCAAGTGATATTGCAAATCTATTTTAATGTTTgggaatttgaatttagatATAACctgggcattttggagctaaaacaCATTACCACAGGACCAATAATTGTGGTTACAAGAAAGGCCCAAACTGTCTCTCAGCAAAAAATGATGTAATATATGAGAGTGCTTTTCGAAATCAGGAACCCATGACCAAATTAGTGTTCTGTTTCTATTTATCTAGAAATTAAGAATAGAAAAGGGCTCATTTCATACCACCAACACCAGGGCTCGAGTAACGACGTTACTTGTGATGTATTACTTTTTCAGTAACAATGCCGGTAACACGTTACATTTCTGCAAAACTAATGGTATCGGTAACCGTACAGGTTTCTTAGCCCTTCTGGTAAcgttgcttctttttttcaaaacgtggaaaaaatgtttgaaggtTTCCTCAACGATATTTTTAAAAGTTCCGTctcaaaagataaaaaatcaaatgagccTCATTTACCATGAAAACccttttaacttatttttcgCTATTTTTAAATGgttcttcaaatatttcgtcccctttttttacttaatattatttcaacatttcggcttttttatttatttttctgGAGTCTCTACATGTGACCAAATAAGTgcaatttcaaaccttttggTTGACAATGCTCATCAAGGTTTCCTAACAAATTAAAATTCTATTTTAAAGGTTACTGTTCGATGATCGTGAGCCGGTTtatgactagatatttattgcatTAAGGGACAGGTGTTTATACACAGAAATGGATGGATCATTGAGAGTATGGATGGAAGGGGGAGAGCAGATTGACTAGATGAGACGAGAACATAGCATCTCCCTTCCCAAGGGGGGAAGACGGGTTATTACATTTGATGACTAGATTTGATAACGAGCCTTTTAAGAAAGGACACGAGTGcggacttgtcaaaaaaaattaaattttcttAGAATCTCGCAAGTCAAGTCTTTTTGCTACACAtgactctagtaaaagactctgCCAGACccgaaaagtcaaaaaatcaaaggtctCGTACGAGTctgacttttgccggacttgccccagcactacccTCGTATATTCGTCATTTCCTTCACGTTATATCTACAAAACGGTAAAAAGTGCTTAAAACGTGTTTATGCAGTTTTGGGCCATCgtcttttgagaagaaataTTGGTATTGGTAACGGTAACGAGTTACATTTTCTAAAGAGTAACGGTAACACTTTACATTTTCTAAAGAATAACGGTAATGCGTTACATTTTCTAAAGAGTAACGGTATCGCGttatttttttcggtaacggttaAAGCCCTGGTTTAAGGGGTAAGGACCATTTACTTAGGCATATCAACAGCTTAGATTAAATGCAATAGGAAGGACGTTGCTTTGAAAGACAATCCCAAATATTCTCATGTGATTCTCAatgcaaatcattttttaGCATATAGGCATATATACATACCCTTGGGTGAAGacaagtttctgtcatggataTGAACGAGATCTCCCTATCAATAGCTAactcctcaagaaccttgaccttttttggaaataagacaatgcacattcagataaagtCCTTTTACGGCCTGATTGTCCCttgatggactagagctatcaaatctaTGACTAGGCCTTCTAAATTTAAAAGGTCTTGCTTTTGGAAAACATTCATCTTCGTTGGAGGGTGGGAAAACTTGTGAGGAGAAAGTAAAAGAGGTGGGAGAGGAACTCTGGCCGTCACCTTAGCATACGATCTAAAGAATATGTTGGTCTCATGGTGTCCAGAGGATGGGGTGGGGTTGCAAAGTTTGGGCAGTGGAGGGGCTAAATGAGTGGGGgatgaaggccaagaagagggagaggaaCAAAGAGAAGGGAGGAGGGATGAGATAAGTCCGTTGAATCTCCTCGTGCCCCTGAGATGCGCCTTTGTGcatccaaaattgaggcataccttttACCTCAACGAGCTCATGCATATGCATTGGTGGAAATGGCTACGCCCCTGTATGGACCAACTCTTCTCATTGAACTTGTGAAGGCCAATATCGCAAAGTTTGGGATATTATTCTGGGTGAGACAATGCCCAGCATTGACTATTGGGGATGGATCTAATAAATCGCGAAAGTCAGTATGACCATCgcttttgcctacacttgactggtcTATCTTGCTCATAAGTAGTGGACCAGTGGTGCTCCAACCAAGCAATCTAGGCTTTCAAAGTTAAAGCCCATGCAATACCTACTCAAGACACTTCCAAGGACCTACAGAAAATCCCTTCAATAAAGCCTCTATGATTGTTAACAGCAAAAGTATTTGAGGAGTTAAAAAATCTATTTGGACatccaaagacttttgaagaTTGTTTTGGAATGGGTTTGATAATGTAAAAACTCCAAATAATGTTTGAGTTAGTAAATGGGTAAAAAAATTCACACAATGCGccttaaaagtaaaaaaagcaagaaacacCTTTGCGGGTTTTTAGAAAATACTGAGCTACCCTTTCCCACGAAATGTTAAGAATATCTATGGACTCATTGTTATTTCATCTgataatacatttttttctttgcaatttctttgttAGTGATTGATCTTAGGGGTCCCATTTTTGACACCTCGCATGAAACACTCGTTTCCCAAATCATCGATTTTCTGTTTTAATGataaaaactcattttcaagacatttgGTTTAAATGTTgttccctccccccccccaattTTGACCGGGATAGCCACTATTCCACTTACATATCTATCAGAGAAGACTTGTTGCATCCCAAAAAGGCGAAAATTCACGTTTTTTCAATAAGCTTTTTGCCTAGTTCTTCgtctttttgttattttgaacacgttacatttcaattttagttCAGCCCACTTTCGAGTCCGCCCTCTATTCATTACCATTGCTCCCAACTTATCCCGTCATCTCGTCTGGTTTCACTCAAAGGTCCAGAGAAAGACTCAATTTTGGAATGTGCATTCTGCATTGTGTGAACGTTTTCAGGAGGAAAGaatccgttcctttttccACAACGACGTAGCCTTTAGGTTATAACGGCGTTGCTGAATGTCAGGCATCTCTAATTAGAAGAACAACAGTATTGCAATTTGTTCTTAAAATGAACGCGACAAAAAGGTAGGAAGCATCCAAAGTAATGTCACTACATCAAAAGGGCCACAAGTATGACAAATTTATTGTGGACTTACACTTCCGCAATCGGTTGTTTGAGACCcttgtgaatcaatctctaaaATCGGTCTATTCTCAAATACGACACGGATTTGGCTATTAAATATATTTCATCTAACTTTGTAGAATGGAAAACTACCTAGGTGATCAAAATTAACAAATATGAACACAATCATCAACCTGTAACATTTGGGTATTTGAGGCAACGTCAAGCGTCAAGTAGTTCGTCTCCTTCTCCGTTTCCTTCTTTTAAGTTGGTAGCAGATTTCATTCGCTCTGATTTCGAGCATCTGTTCTCCAAGTTGAGCAGAAGATGAGCAAGAAGAAGGGGCGTTTCCTTCGTTTTCTTGTTTGGTTCTCTCGCTTGACGATTCCAACAAATTGGCAGCATTATTGGGATTACAATTGGCAGCTAAAGAGCAATGATAATAAAGATGATAACGACACAGTAACGGCGGCGGGGCGTTGGATGCTTAATCACAGATCAGGTCTGAAGAGATAGGGTTAGTTAGGTCAtcagaaagaagagaggcaTTCATCATCCAGGTTTTGTACGTTTCTTGGCTAGGAGATGATGATCGTCACGTCCAGCTTGAttgagagggagaaaaatgtctTCTTCGTCATCCTAGTAGCCTTTCAAAAGGCCAGAATAGGACTTGGAGATCTGCGAAAGGCCACACAAAGAGCAATTATAATCGTGTCCGTTATCCTAAACACTGACCAAAGGCAAATAGAGGCGTTTTGTCGAAACCAAATCTCACCTGGTGATAAGCTCCAGAACACGGTGATTGTCGGGCTCAGAGTTGGCTTGATCATTGCATTGGGTTGGATAGATATTCCTGGAGAGAATCTGCAAGTCAAGAGACAAACATCTGTTACGTAGCAATAATGGCTCGTTGGGCGATTTTGTGTGTATTCCTATTAGTGCTAAGTCAAGCTTGGACTCTGGGTGAAAAACCCGTCCCTTCGGAGCTCAAGGATCCGTTCCTCTTTTGTGACGCTTGCTATGCGACCATCACAGAAGTCACGGCAATGATGGTCCAATCCAAAGGCTCGAAACTCAAGCAGCGGATCAAGACCGCACTCGATTCCGTTTGTTCCACCGATCACCTACGAAGATATATTCTCTCACCCCCCAAAATGACGAAAGTAAGCCTTGGGCTGGAGCTCAGCTGGAAAGCACACTTTCAGTTCATTACACTAGCTAGTAGTTCTTTCAATCCTCCGTTGGATTAATGTTGCAGGCCTGCTCCGCTCTCTTGAAGACGTGGCGCTTTGAACTCGAGCAATTACTCCAAGAGCAATTTCATGGCGGCAAAGAGTCTAACGTGGATATTCTCCTGGAGACCTTCTGCCGAGGAGAGTCTTCCATTCAAGCTTGCCGAGAGGACCAAGAGTTTCCTACTCGCAAAAGAGATCGCGAGCGGTCAGAACAGCAGTCAAAAGCCCAAGAGCCCAAGGATGAGTTGTGATGATTCATGCTTTGCAAAGTACAAAACGCAAACCACAGCCAACAAGGTCGAGTCGTGGAAATTCGTATTTTGCATTGTTTGCATTGTTTCCTTGTATTCTGAGGAAGCTCAAATAAAGCATGAACCATCGGCCAATCGGCTTGAGTGGGCTTTTTAACTACTAGTACTGCGTCTTGTGATGCTTCACGTGAGTCGTCGCTTACGTACGTAGTAGGCTGCTATGGTTAGAAAGATAATTTACCTCGTCAAGGTGATCGTCTTTGGTCGAGAGATCGAAAGTGGACTTGGCTCAGTTCATTGACTCTTCTCGAGAAGGTGGAAGTGGTTTTCCAACATACAGCTGACTGAATGACTGGCAAACTGGTGGTTAATTTGAGTCTATTATAGGCCTAAAAGATCTCTGGCGATTCATGCGATCTATCTGATGAGTTCAGACATAATGATGACTGTTGGTCTAACGTGAGGGGCTCTAAATGTGTTTGTGAGTtggtgagaaagaaagagagagagagagagagagatgcaaaaagaagagattGTGATGTGGTTTATTTTGCTTGGCAACAACCACAGGACGGGAACCGAACCAATCCTAATTGTTCGTACGTATTCATTTTTTACAGAGTTGGCTGACTTCTTGAATATCTTCAACTTCCTCATAGCAAAAAAGTCACTCCTAGGACTACGAGTATAACTACGACAATTCCTgttgctcctcctccttctcgatTGGCTGGATCTCCTCGGAAGAGCCATCTGCAGCGTAATGATACCCCCACTAATGATCAAAATCAGGAAATATTGTTCCCGTCAATCAGGACATTCCGCCTCCCAATTACTCGCCACAGAAGACAACAACACTCTTATGTCCTGAGGGATTTTTGCTACAGGTCCAACCAGGGGACAAGGGGCCCTACCGATAATCAAACTATATATGACCGCTGGGCTAAATAAAGGCCGAAATTGACTTACTTTTTCTAATGTTCCAGGTGCCAGGATCAGGTTGATGGGGTAGTTTTCCATGCGTTGAGTGAGGATGTCCATTTCGTCGAGGATGCCATAGACGCCAGTGGGGTCCGCAAATCTGAAGTACTCGGGGATTCCTTGAGTGAGAATGTCATGAGGATGGTCTTCGATGATGTTGGCAGCAGTGGCATGGTCGTTGGCGGGATGTTCATGGCGATGTTGATGGTGGTCCGAGACGATCGTGTGGTTCTGATTGCAACGGGTCATGATGGGGCTGTTGAtgttgctgatgatgatgatgttgttattgttgttttgaGCCCAAGAAGTTCTTGCCGgaggtgttgttgttttcggTCTCGTTGCTGTTATTGTCGTTGCTGCCGTCGTCTTGGCGAGGGGAATCGGTGATGATGCAACCTTTTCCAAGGACACACGATCCTCAACTGAGATTCGGGACTTCGTGGACGAAGTATCTTGGGATTGTTGGCATGATGAAGTTGGAGTCGATGATTCGGATTTGGCGACAGCAACAACAGTGGCAGTAGCAGTAGCTGCTACCGCTACCATTGCCATAAACATGGAGAATAGGTGGGGATCGGCGTAGGTTAGGGTCAACATGAGTGGCATGAGGAATTGGTGGTTGGTGTGGCATCCAGCCGTGGATAAGGATGGCGTTGCGTATCCAAGTTGCGTACAACAACTCTTCCTGTTGATTGTCCATCTGCTGTTGCCAGTAGAACACGGACGAGCAGAAAAGAAGgcggaggagaaggaggaggaggaggaggaggaggaggaggaacaaccaccactaccatTTGGAGTGGAAGTGGCACTCGCTGTTGATGAAGTTGGAGTCCTCGTGGACGACATTGTAGGAGTCCTGGTAATCAACACGGCATGTAGGGAAGATGtagatgatgacgatgatgatggtgaagaaGACGCATTGACGGGGGTCTGGAACGATGTTGGTGCTGAAGAAGAcgaagtcgaagtcgaagaATACACGCACGAGGAGACGTGCTTCTTGGCGGTGCTCGAGTCCCTCAAACGAGGTGTCGTCCAACGACATGTATAAGAAGACGAGCAGCCATGCTTAGAAATGATAGGAGATGACATCTTGGACTGCAATTTGGCTTCCTGTGCggcaaagagaagaagaagaagaagaagaagaagaaggctgAACAGGAGTAGTTTGTCagatcaagaaatgaaatagaTATCCGGGATGATGTTGGAGTCGTATGGTAATGATGGTATGTGTGAGGGCAACACAATCGGAAGATGCTATTATTACTGGTTGGCGATGGTGGTCGAAGACGCGCTCTGGGGTCACAATTTCAGGGAAAGAGTGTCAGGCAGTTGTTGTGGTAAGAGGACAAGGGGAGATGGAGGGCAGCAGAGGggtgaaatgtcaaaaaatggtgACTTGGAGACGAGACGTTGGTaaggaaaaaaggacaagTCCGAGATGGAGGAGAGGAGAAAGCAAAAATAGATGTGGAGTTGTTGAGGACCAGTCTCCAACTGAGTGTGCGTAGTTGTTGCCAGAAAAGTCGAAAGAGATTTTTGACTGATTCTTTTCCACAGGAGGTTCGATCGAGCTCTCCACAAGGAAAGTAAGCCAGCGAGTACCTACAACGAACTCCTGCAACAAGTGCCGATGATGGCCAAAAGCGAGAGGGAGAttgagggaatgagagagagagagagagagagagatactCCGAACTACACTAGCTCGGAGACACTCCACCGAACGAAGCGACTCGAAGAGACCCCTCAGAGTCCCAAAGAAAAGCGCAACCCACGGCCTAAGCGTGAAGGGAGCCACCTCCACACTGCCACAGGAGACCTGAAAACCAAGACCGAGGCAGAAGACGAAGTCGAGGAAGAAGTTCCTCTGCTcgtgtcatttttttgtcttatccgtccacaaacacacacacacacacacactcacactcacacactcaccaTCGCCCACTCACTCCCAGCCTGGCTTGGCAACTCCTCCATAGGCCCTCCTTCACTTGTTCTCGGGCACGTCCTCGACGGCAGCCACGAGGCACGACGGGACGAGAGGTGCCTTTCTCAAGGAGAGAAATCCACCCTATATTGGTTTTCCCTTCCGCGTTCATCACACTCTGGATGGAGATATACGTGCATACATATGTACATGGAGAGAGTCACGCAGagatggatggaaggatggagagcacctaaGACCACTAAGAGGAGAGCTCGCATCACTAACTTCGGGCAGATTTTCGAttacaataacaacaataacaacagcaacagcagcaacaacaacaagcacGACGACTCAcgtttccttttgtttcttgctcCATTGTTTCTCGAGTTGGCAATCTTGATTACGAAGGCAtatggagagagaaagagagggggCCTTTCCGCCAAGGTAGACCGCATGTCTTTCCATCTTGAAGTTTCTCCACCTATGTCGGCGGCCCTGCTGTCACGAGTGATACTCAGAACATCTTCCACTCAGTCCAGAGGGCCGATGGAAAAAATATACACGTCTTCGAGCAAACAACTCCCTTGGTTTCATTCATTTAAGACGGTGCGATCAGCCATTTCTCACGATATGGTTGGTTGGCTCTGGGTGCCAAATATTCAGATCATCTTGCTAATTTGGGGGTGGGAGGGAAGAGAACAATAACACCAATAAATGTCCTGGACCTCATTAGTGATGATCTATCGGTGGCGGAGGCAGTCTTTGAAGCGAAATGTAATATATTTATTATCCCCCCCAATCATAGATTTGATCCCTCCCAATGGGAAAAAACGACAAAGTTTTACGTCGGAAATCCCGAGATAAATCACAAAATGTTGAAGTTGTGGCAATAAGCATTGGCAAGTTTTTACGAGACTTTTGATCTATTAATGAGGGCTATCATTGTTCTTTCCTTATTCAAGGAGGAGATAAACGAGTATTTGAACCATGGGTCAATTTCGATATCTGATCTTTCCGACGCGCCACATGTATATTTTACCACCAACAATAATCAACAATGAATGGGTCTCATCtcttgattttaaaaaggCTCATGTTTGCCTCATCTTGGAAACACTTGACGCTGGATAATGAACAACACTTAAATGTTCATTTAATTGGGACCCGCGAGAAAATGGCGAGGGGAAAAACAGAGGTGTCTTTTCCTTGGCTATCGCACAGGCCTATTTGATACGTTCTCGGTCCCCCTCTGAAGctcatgatcatcattattagCTCTTAGCTGCGGGCCTGAAGACTTGGAAAAAGTCATTGCCCTTTTAATCACCTCGAGACAACCCCATGATCCTAAAAATGACGACAATCGCCCCCTGAAGGGGCCAAGAATTTCTTCGTGGCCATGCGATTAGATTGGTTCCAAAAGCAAGCGTATCAACCGGTCTCCAAGCGCATTTGTACTGTACATTCACATACAGAGACGCCGTTGTCTTTGCTGCCAACGCCATGTGGATGGCGGAGAAACTCGCCTCCTGCTCATTAGAGCTATTACCTAACCAGCCAGTCCCCTTGGGTCACGAGAACCGCTGGGAACGGTCATTTCTCGTTCGTTGGTAGGGGCTTTTTTCGGGTGGAAtttctttctgtttctctTTCCAAACGGACCCCAGACTTGTTTCCAATCTTAGGTAGATGTACGTTTGACTGTTGCTTCAGCGGTGCTTGGGgacttggttggttgatgggtAGGCGGGCATACTGGCTATTATTACGTTGTATCCAGGGCTCTTGTCACTTTCAAGACGAAAACCTTCAAGCTAGATCTTATCTTGTCAGGCAAGTCTTTCTCTACCCAAGAATACCTGACAATTTATGAGAACTAGGAAGTATCCATAGGACATTCACCCCGACAAATGAAAGGATCAACACCACGTTCCTCGTGCTTGCTTCCCTACTGTACGTGCAGTATAGGTATACTctaccatccatccatccatccatccgctGAGTTGCGTTACAAACTCCCAAAATGGTGCTATGCATTTCAAGCTCGAATCGTTTTAC
This Tigriopus californicus strain San Diego chromosome 7, Tcal_SD_v2.1, whole genome shotgun sequence DNA region includes the following protein-coding sequences:
- the LOC131883854 gene encoding uncharacterized protein LOC131883854; the encoded protein is MARWAILCVFLLVLSQAWTLGEKPVPSELKDPFLFCDACYATITEVTAMMVQSKGSKLKQRIKTALDSVCSTDHLRRYILSPPKMTKACSALLKTWRFELEQLLQEQFHGGKESNVDILLETFCRGESSIQACREDQEFPTRKRDRERSEQQSKAQEPKDEL
- the LOC131883853 gene encoding uncharacterized protein DDB_G0271670-like, whose product is MSSPIISKHGCSSSYTCRWTTPRLRDSSTAKKHVSSCVYSSTSTSSSSAPTSFQTPVNASSSPSSSSSSTSSLHAVLITRTPTMSSTRTPTSSTASATSTPNGSGGCSSSSSSSSSSFSSAFFSARPCSTGNSRWTINRKSCCTQLGYATPSLSTAGCHTNHQFLMPLMLTLTYADPHLFSMFMAMVAVAATATATVVAVAKSESSTPTSSCQQSQDTSSTKSRISVEDRVSLEKVASSPIPLAKTTAATTITATRPKTTTPPARTSWAQNNNNNIIIISNINSPIMTRCNQNHTIVSDHHQHRHEHPANDHATAANIIEDHPHDILTQGIPEYFRFADPTGVYGILDEMDILTQRMENYPINLILAPGTLEKILSRNIYPTQCNDQANSEPDNHRVLELITRSPSPILAF